A stretch of Brevundimonas naejangsanensis DNA encodes these proteins:
- a CDS encoding DUF1476 domain-containing protein, with product MTTFDDRERAFESKYALDQEQEFKAIARRNKMLGLWAAEKMGLSPESAEQYAAAVVRADFEQPGEEDVFRKVAGDFKGSGLTVSEGELRSKMDELASIAREQIRAGE from the coding sequence ATGACGACCTTCGACGATCGGGAACGGGCTTTCGAGTCCAAGTACGCCCTCGATCAGGAACAGGAATTCAAGGCCATCGCGCGTCGCAACAAGATGCTGGGCCTGTGGGCGGCCGAGAAGATGGGCCTCTCGCCCGAGAGCGCCGAGCAATACGCCGCCGCCGTGGTCCGCGCCGACTTCGAGCAGCCGGGCGAGGAAGACGTCTTCCGCAAGGTGGCCGGCGACTTCAAGGGCTCGGGCCTGACCGTGTCCGAGGGCGAGCTGCGCTCCAAGATGGACGAACTGGCCTCCATCGCCCGCGAGCAGATCCGCGCCGGCGAGTGA
- a CDS encoding fasciclin domain-containing protein, whose protein sequence is MTFTRTTALALSSVALLAVAACGRNEAKKEPAPVETPPPVEAPAMTEPMVGGVAMNPMDTIVANASKAPNLTTQVSAIQAAGLAERLQGPGPFTVFAPDNAAFDKIPAATREGLMQPAQKAELTKILTYHVVPGRLTAADLAAEAQKGGGTATLTTVQGEKLMAKDMGGGKWELTDAKGGKAMVTQADVAQSNGMVHVIDTVLMPK, encoded by the coding sequence ATGACATTCACCCGCACCACCGCCCTTGCCTTATCGTCTGTGGCCCTGCTGGCCGTGGCCGCCTGCGGCCGCAACGAAGCCAAGAAGGAGCCCGCTCCGGTCGAGACGCCGCCGCCCGTCGAGGCTCCGGCCATGACCGAGCCCATGGTCGGCGGCGTGGCCATGAACCCGATGGACACCATCGTCGCCAACGCCTCGAAGGCGCCGAACCTGACCACCCAGGTCAGCGCCATCCAGGCCGCAGGCCTGGCCGAGCGGCTGCAAGGCCCCGGCCCCTTCACCGTCTTCGCCCCCGACAATGCGGCCTTCGACAAGATTCCCGCCGCGACGCGCGAAGGCCTGATGCAACCGGCCCAGAAGGCCGAACTGACCAAGATCCTGACCTATCACGTCGTCCCCGGCCGTCTCACGGCCGCCGACCTCGCCGCCGAAGCCCAGAAGGGCGGCGGCACGGCCACCCTGACCACCGTTCAGGGCGAAAAGCTGATGGCCAAGGACATGGGCGGCGGCAAGTGGGAGCTCACCGACGCCAAGGGCGGCAAGGCCATGGTCACCCAGGCCGACGTGGCTCAGTCCAACGGCATGGTCCACGTGATCGATACGGTGCTGATGCCGAAGTAA
- a CDS encoding DNA-deoxyinosine glycosylase has product MTTARRTGFAPVVDDRTQLLILGSLPGDASLKAAQYYAHPQNGFWRLTGAVIGTDLPALPYETRLERLLAAGIGLWDVIASAERRGSLDAAIRNPEGADLAALVDCLPRLNAVAFNGATAARLGRRALSGDRKIAFLDLPSSSPAHARPFEEKLSRWTAIAPHLG; this is encoded by the coding sequence TTGACGACGGCCCGCCGGACAGGCTTCGCACCCGTCGTCGATGACCGCACCCAGTTGCTCATCCTCGGCAGCCTGCCGGGCGACGCCTCGTTGAAGGCGGCGCAGTACTACGCCCACCCGCAGAACGGCTTCTGGCGGCTGACCGGGGCGGTGATCGGAACGGACCTGCCGGCCCTTCCCTATGAGACGCGGCTGGAGCGGCTGCTGGCGGCGGGCATCGGCCTGTGGGACGTGATCGCCTCGGCCGAGCGCCGGGGCAGCCTGGACGCCGCTATCCGCAACCCGGAAGGGGCCGATCTGGCCGCCTTGGTCGACTGCCTGCCGAGACTGAACGCCGTCGCCTTCAACGGCGCGACAGCGGCGCGGCTCGGCCGGCGCGCCCTGAGCGGGGATCGGAAGATCGCCTTTCTGGACCTTCCGTCCTCCAGCCCCGCCCACGCCCGGCCGTTCGAGGAGAAGCTGTCTCGCTGGACGGCGATCGCGCCCCATCTCGGCTGA
- a CDS encoding 2OG-Fe(II) oxygenase family protein: MSQPTLRLNPALDVEKYAEIYARDGLVQIPDVFERPTAELISEIMETSLPWALTFLGEDGRPVKIPMEALQGAGPDLKAQIAALIQRSGQQYGFIYFNFGMVSAYNAGEPRANHPIHPVTGFLMGEEFAAFGRKLTGDDAISWADSQATLYRPNDFLGLHDDSASDEVQRVAAYTLGFTSRWRSDWGGQTLFHDPDTGDVTRGLIPRWNTLTVFRVPQLHSVAPVAPYANGARLSIVGWFRRDR; this comes from the coding sequence ATGTCTCAACCGACCCTTCGCCTGAACCCCGCCCTCGATGTCGAGAAATATGCGGAGATCTATGCTCGCGACGGGCTGGTGCAGATTCCGGACGTCTTCGAACGCCCGACCGCCGAACTGATCAGCGAGATCATGGAGACCTCCCTGCCCTGGGCTCTGACCTTCCTCGGCGAGGACGGCCGCCCGGTCAAAATCCCCATGGAGGCCCTGCAAGGCGCCGGCCCGGACCTCAAGGCCCAGATCGCCGCCCTGATCCAGCGCAGCGGTCAGCAATACGGCTTCATCTATTTCAACTTCGGCATGGTCTCGGCCTACAACGCCGGGGAGCCGCGCGCGAACCATCCGATCCATCCCGTGACCGGCTTCCTCATGGGCGAGGAGTTCGCCGCCTTCGGCCGCAAGCTGACGGGCGACGACGCGATCAGTTGGGCGGATTCGCAAGCCACCCTTTATCGCCCCAACGACTTTCTCGGCCTGCACGACGACAGCGCGAGCGACGAGGTTCAGCGCGTGGCCGCCTATACCCTGGGCTTCACCTCGCGCTGGCGGTCGGACTGGGGCGGTCAGACCCTGTTCCATGACCCCGACACCGGCGACGTCACGCGGGGACTGATACCGCGCTGGAACACCCTGACAGTGTTCCGCGTCCCCCAACTCCATTCCGTCGCCCCCGTCGCGCCCTATGCGAACGGCGCACGCCTTTCGATCGTGGGCTGGTTCCGGCGCGACCGTTGA
- the purB gene encoding adenylosuccinate lyase: MITRYSRPDAVAIWSQETKYKIWFEIEAHAATKMAELGVIPTEAAEAIWAKGKDATFDADRIDEIESVTKHDVIAFLTHVAEIVGDEARFLHQGMTSSDVLDTCFAVQLARSTDLLLGGVDRVLAALETRAKEHKYTPTVGRSHGIHAEPVTFGLKLAGYHAEFQRAKRRLITAREEIATCAISGAVGTFANVDPAVEQYVADQMGLAVEPVSTQVIPRDRHAAYFAALGVVASSIERLATEIRHLQRTEVLEAEEFFDKGQKGSSAMPHKRNPILTENLTGLARLVRSAVVPAMENVALWHERDISHSSVERGIGPDATIHLDFALHRLAGVIERLNVYPENMQKNLDRLGGLVFSQRVMLALTQAGVSREDAYAAVQENAMKVWRGEGVFIDFLKADPRVTLPHDQLEALFDLGYHTKNVDVVFQRVFGAA; the protein is encoded by the coding sequence ATGATCACGCGCTATTCCCGCCCCGACGCCGTCGCCATCTGGTCGCAAGAGACCAAGTACAAGATCTGGTTCGAGATCGAGGCCCACGCCGCCACCAAGATGGCCGAACTGGGCGTCATCCCGACCGAGGCCGCCGAGGCCATCTGGGCCAAGGGCAAGGACGCGACCTTCGACGCCGACCGCATCGATGAGATCGAAAGCGTCACCAAGCACGACGTCATCGCCTTCCTGACGCACGTGGCCGAGATCGTCGGCGACGAGGCCCGCTTCCTGCACCAGGGCATGACCTCCTCGGACGTGCTGGACACCTGCTTCGCGGTGCAGCTGGCGCGTTCGACCGACCTGCTGCTGGGCGGCGTCGACCGCGTCCTGGCCGCGCTGGAAACCCGCGCCAAGGAGCACAAATACACCCCGACCGTCGGCCGCTCGCACGGCATCCACGCCGAGCCCGTCACCTTCGGCCTGAAGCTGGCCGGCTATCACGCCGAGTTCCAGCGCGCCAAGCGCCGTCTGATCACCGCCCGTGAAGAGATCGCCACCTGCGCCATCTCGGGCGCTGTCGGCACCTTCGCCAACGTCGATCCGGCCGTCGAGCAGTACGTCGCCGACCAGATGGGCCTGGCCGTCGAGCCGGTCTCGACCCAGGTCATCCCGCGCGACCGTCACGCCGCCTATTTCGCCGCCCTCGGCGTCGTCGCCTCCTCGATCGAGCGCCTGGCCACGGAAATCCGCCACCTGCAGCGCACCGAAGTCCTCGAAGCCGAGGAGTTCTTCGACAAGGGCCAGAAGGGCTCGTCGGCCATGCCGCACAAGCGCAACCCGATCCTGACCGAGAACCTGACCGGCCTGGCCCGTCTGGTCCGCTCGGCCGTCGTCCCGGCGATGGAGAACGTCGCCCTGTGGCACGAGCGCGACATCAGCCACTCCTCGGTCGAGCGCGGCATCGGCCCGGACGCCACCATCCACCTGGACTTCGCCCTGCACCGTCTGGCGGGCGTGATCGAGCGCCTGAACGTCTATCCCGAGAACATGCAGAAGAACCTCGACCGCCTGGGCGGCCTGGTCTTCTCGCAGCGGGTCATGCTGGCCCTGACCCAGGCGGGCGTGTCGCGCGAGGACGCCTATGCGGCGGTTCAGGAGAACGCCATGAAGGTCTGGCGCGGGGAAGGCGTCTTCATCGACTTCCTGAAGGCCGACCCGCGCGTCACCCTGCCCCACGACCAGCTCGAGGCCCTGTTCGACCTCGGCTACCACACCAAGAACGTCGACGTGGTGTTCCAGCGGGTGTTCGGCGCCGCCTAA
- a CDS encoding EAL domain-containing protein, with the protein MRKITGGFLFFGYLFLALTIGATIWRAGLGAGAGAAGALGALGILAGVHAIVTGLADRRALRREIAKVREAHRLLADAMESTQGALTDLAQAIESGALSRTEALTGEVRMLEGLIQQMSESIDERLAASPLTADTYEGRRQVQTNTLLKTVHDALTENRVDLYLQPVVTLPQRRTVFYESFTRLRDPSNRIMMPAEYLSVAEGEGLLPAIDNLLLFRCAQIVRRLAGQDRKVGVFCNISLASLGDDVFFPQFLDFLSQNRDLKDALIFELGQAVFDARGAVEARNMAKLADLGFRFSIDKVQTLDLDFADLQRSDVRFVKVAADLLIEQLLDLDGAAPLPSQPDIRAGDFAPLTRRHGLELIAEKVESEKQVVDILELDVALGQGHLFGEPRAIKEAVLAETDPPVEFVRSTLKSAEKRLRP; encoded by the coding sequence ATGCGCAAGATCACCGGCGGTTTCCTCTTCTTCGGCTACCTGTTCCTCGCCCTGACCATCGGGGCGACGATCTGGCGCGCCGGTCTGGGAGCGGGCGCCGGCGCGGCGGGAGCCCTGGGCGCGCTGGGGATCCTGGCCGGGGTCCACGCCATCGTCACCGGCCTGGCCGACCGTCGCGCCCTGCGCCGCGAGATCGCCAAGGTGCGCGAGGCCCACCGCCTTCTGGCCGACGCCATGGAGTCGACGCAAGGCGCCCTGACCGACCTGGCCCAGGCCATCGAGAGCGGCGCCCTGTCGCGCACCGAGGCCCTGACCGGCGAGGTGCGCATGCTGGAGGGCCTGATCCAGCAGATGAGCGAGTCGATCGACGAGCGGCTGGCCGCCTCGCCCCTAACCGCCGACACCTATGAGGGGCGTCGCCAGGTCCAGACCAATACCCTGCTGAAGACCGTCCACGACGCCCTAACCGAAAACCGCGTCGACCTCTATCTGCAGCCGGTCGTCACCCTGCCCCAGCGCCGGACCGTCTTCTACGAAAGCTTCACCCGCCTGCGCGATCCGTCGAACCGGATCATGATGCCGGCCGAGTATCTGTCCGTGGCCGAGGGCGAGGGCCTGCTGCCCGCCATCGACAACCTTCTGCTGTTCCGTTGCGCCCAGATCGTGCGCCGCCTGGCCGGCCAGGACCGAAAGGTCGGAGTGTTCTGCAACATCTCCCTGGCCTCCCTGGGCGACGACGTCTTCTTTCCGCAGTTCCTCGACTTCCTGAGCCAGAACCGCGACCTGAAGGACGCCCTCATCTTCGAGCTGGGCCAGGCGGTGTTCGACGCGCGCGGCGCCGTCGAGGCGCGCAACATGGCCAAGCTGGCCGACCTGGGCTTCCGCTTCTCCATCGACAAGGTGCAGACGCTGGACCTGGACTTCGCCGACCTGCAACGGTCGGACGTGCGGTTCGTCAAGGTGGCGGCCGACCTGCTGATCGAGCAGCTGCTAGACCTGGACGGCGCCGCCCCCCTGCCCAGCCAGCCGGACATCCGCGCCGGGGACTTCGCCCCCCTGACGCGCCGTCACGGCCTGGAGCTGATCGCCGAGAAGGTCGAGAGCGAGAAGCAGGTCGTCGACATCCTCGAACTGGACGTCGCCCTGGGCCAGGGCCACCTGTTCGGCGAGCCCCGCGCCATCAAGGAAGCCGTCCTGGCCGAAACCGATCCCCCCGTCGAGTTCGTCCGCTCGACGCTGAAATCGGCCGAGAAGCGGTTGCGGCCCTAA
- a CDS encoding SDR family NAD(P)-dependent oxidoreductase — MELFDLTGKVAVITGSSKGIGKAIAERLAEHGARVVISSRKAGPCEEVAVAINDKHGEGRAIAVPANIASKEDLQRLVDDTRTAFGRIDILVCNAATNPYAGPMAGISDEQFEKILQNNVISNHWLIQMVAPEMLERKDGAILIISSIGGLRGNALIGAYNISKAADMQLARNLAVEYGPSNVRVNCIAPGLVQTDFARYLWENPELLKTVTDPAPLKRIGQPDEIAGTAVYLCSPASAYVTGQTLVVDGGLTIAW; from the coding sequence ATGGAATTGTTCGACCTGACCGGCAAGGTCGCCGTCATCACCGGATCCTCCAAGGGCATCGGCAAGGCTATCGCCGAGCGTCTGGCCGAACACGGCGCCCGTGTCGTCATCTCCTCGCGCAAGGCCGGACCGTGCGAAGAGGTCGCCGTCGCCATCAATGACAAGCACGGCGAGGGCCGCGCCATCGCCGTTCCTGCCAACATCGCCTCCAAGGAAGACCTGCAGCGGCTGGTGGACGACACCCGCACCGCCTTCGGCCGGATCGACATCCTAGTGTGCAACGCGGCAACCAACCCCTACGCCGGGCCGATGGCGGGCATCAGCGACGAGCAGTTCGAGAAGATCCTTCAGAACAACGTCATCTCCAATCACTGGCTGATCCAGATGGTCGCGCCCGAGATGCTGGAGCGCAAGGACGGGGCGATCCTGATCATCTCCTCGATCGGCGGGCTGCGCGGCAACGCCCTGATCGGCGCCTACAACATCTCCAAGGCGGCGGACATGCAGCTGGCGCGCAACCTGGCGGTGGAATACGGGCCGTCGAACGTGCGGGTGAACTGCATCGCGCCGGGCCTGGTTCAGACCGATTTCGCCCGCTACCTGTGGGAAAACCCCGAGCTGCTGAAGACCGTCACCGACCCCGCGCCGCTGAAAAGGATCGGCCAACCGGATGAAATCGCGGGGACGGCGGTCTATCTGTGCAGTCCTGCGTCGGCCTATGTGACCGGCCAGACCCTGGTGGTGGACGGCGGACTGACGATTGCCTGGTGA
- a CDS encoding lysophospholipid acyltransferase family protein: protein MPGERENKVSFLQDLNWRLEAAAFKGLFGFLRLMGVERASGFGGKLLRTLGPLTGTHKTVTRNLRIAFPDMDPAERNRLAVEQWEQTGRTFAELAVMDRLTPDSGRIDLVGMERLRAVRDSGRPVVLISGHLANFEVMAAVIMAAGVPCQVTYRAANNPYVDALIRHSRERYGIKLFAPKGDGTRELMAGMKRGESIALLVDQKYSQGPEVEFFGQPVNASPGAARMALKFGTVMQPLSVVRLPGVRFRVTAHEPIIVADTGDKAADVKAGVQAANRFVEDRVREHPVDWFWVHKRWPPQVYEALRASEA, encoded by the coding sequence TTGCCTGGTGAGCGTGAAAACAAGGTCTCATTTCTGCAGGACCTGAACTGGCGGCTGGAGGCGGCGGCCTTCAAGGGGCTGTTCGGCTTCCTGCGCCTGATGGGCGTGGAGCGAGCCTCGGGCTTCGGCGGCAAGCTGCTGCGGACGCTGGGGCCGCTGACCGGCACGCACAAGACGGTGACGCGCAACCTGCGGATCGCCTTCCCTGACATGGACCCGGCGGAACGCAACCGACTGGCCGTGGAGCAGTGGGAGCAGACCGGCCGGACCTTCGCCGAACTGGCGGTCATGGATCGGCTGACGCCCGACAGCGGGCGCATCGACCTGGTGGGCATGGAGCGGCTGCGCGCGGTGCGCGACTCTGGCCGCCCGGTCGTGCTGATCTCGGGTCACCTGGCCAATTTCGAGGTGATGGCGGCGGTCATCATGGCGGCGGGCGTGCCGTGCCAGGTGACCTATCGCGCGGCCAACAACCCTTACGTCGACGCCCTGATCCGCCATAGCCGCGAGCGCTACGGCATCAAGCTGTTCGCGCCCAAGGGCGACGGCACGCGCGAACTGATGGCGGGGATGAAGCGCGGCGAATCCATCGCCCTGCTGGTCGACCAGAAATACAGCCAGGGGCCGGAGGTCGAGTTCTTCGGCCAGCCGGTCAACGCCTCGCCCGGCGCGGCGCGCATGGCGCTGAAGTTCGGCACGGTGATGCAGCCCCTGTCGGTGGTGCGCCTGCCCGGCGTGCGCTTCCGCGTCACGGCGCATGAGCCGATCATTGTCGCCGACACCGGCGACAAGGCCGCCGACGTGAAGGCGGGCGTCCAGGCGGCCAACCGCTTCGTCGAGGATCGGGTGCGCGAGCATCCGGTCGACTGGTTCTGGGTCCACAAACGCTGGCCGCCCCAGGTCTATGAGGCGCTGCGGGCGTCCGAGGCTTAG
- a CDS encoding response regulator — translation MSALGSIHVLLVDDNPNMRAIVAAMLKSVGVGRLTEAEDGAGALEALRREAIDIAIVDFRMKPMDGVAFTRAVRNDSPNPYLPVIMMTGHSERSRVTEARDAGVTEFVAKPVKAGTLLRRIEAVILRPRAFVRAPGYFGPDRRRTGTRDYAGPFRRADDPVVG, via the coding sequence ATGTCCGCCCTGGGTTCGATCCACGTCCTGCTGGTCGACGACAATCCCAACATGAGGGCGATCGTGGCCGCCATGCTGAAGTCCGTCGGGGTCGGCCGTCTGACCGAGGCCGAGGACGGCGCCGGGGCGCTGGAGGCGCTGCGCCGGGAAGCCATCGACATAGCCATCGTCGACTTCCGCATGAAGCCGATGGACGGGGTCGCCTTCACCCGCGCTGTCCGCAACGACAGCCCCAACCCCTATCTGCCCGTCATCATGATGACCGGCCATTCCGAGCGCAGCCGCGTCACCGAGGCGCGCGACGCCGGCGTCACCGAATTCGTCGCCAAGCCGGTCAAGGCCGGCACCCTGCTGAGGCGGATCGAGGCGGTGATCCTGCGCCCGCGCGCCTTCGTGCGGGCTCCCGGCTATTTCGGGCCGGACCGGCGCCGCACGGGGACGCGGGATTACGCCGGCCCCTTCCGCCGTGCGGACGACCCCGTCGTCGGCTAA
- a CDS encoding DUF2093 domain-containing protein, whose translation MSTPSASERPALAVLHYGDGDFAVLSAGAVVRCAVSGADIPLSALRYWSVSRQEAYAGPREYLAAAGR comes from the coding sequence ATGAGCACTCCGTCCGCCTCCGAAAGGCCCGCCCTGGCCGTCCTGCATTACGGCGACGGGGATTTCGCGGTCCTGTCCGCGGGCGCCGTGGTGCGCTGCGCCGTCAGCGGCGCCGACATCCCCCTGTCCGCCCTTCGTTACTGGTCTGTGTCGCGGCAGGAAGCCTACGCCGGACCCCGCGAATATCTGGCCGCCGCCGGGCGCTGA
- a CDS encoding P1 family peptidase, translated as MLRSGPAVLIAVAALASALAPVSAAAQEGPARPTIRDLGRAPGILSPGPLNAITDVAGVRVGQVTLRSGDSVRTGVTVVVPHGGDLFRDKVPAGLSVANGFGKLAGATQIREMGEIETPIVLTNTLSVARGIDGVLDWTLKQPGHEDVRSVNAVVGETNDGGLNDIRARVVTAADVVRAIETATSGPVAQGAVGAGTGTIAFGFKGGIGTSSRKLPYSLGGFTVGVLVQSNYGGVLSIDGAPVGVRLGRYYLREEVENERADGSIMIVVATDAPLSDRNLERLANRAFAGLARTGAAFSNGSGDYAIAFSTAEGVRRTAERRAGQASVADWPNDRMSPLFVAVAEATEEAIFNSLLKAQTTTSVIDGKTVTVEALDIEAVKAVLGEGR; from the coding sequence ATGCTTCGCTCCGGACCCGCCGTTTTGATCGCCGTCGCGGCCCTGGCGTCGGCTTTAGCGCCAGTCTCCGCGGCGGCTCAGGAGGGACCCGCCCGGCCGACGATTCGCGACCTGGGCCGGGCGCCGGGCATTCTCTCGCCGGGGCCGCTGAACGCCATCACCGATGTGGCCGGGGTGCGGGTCGGCCAGGTGACGCTGCGGTCGGGCGACAGCGTCCGCACCGGCGTCACCGTCGTAGTGCCGCACGGCGGCGACCTGTTCCGCGACAAGGTCCCGGCCGGGCTGTCGGTCGCCAACGGCTTCGGCAAGCTGGCGGGCGCGACCCAGATTCGGGAGATGGGCGAGATCGAGACTCCCATCGTCCTGACCAACACCCTGTCGGTGGCGCGCGGCATCGACGGCGTCCTGGACTGGACGCTGAAACAGCCGGGGCATGAGGACGTCCGCTCGGTCAACGCCGTGGTGGGCGAGACCAACGACGGCGGGTTGAACGATATTCGCGCCCGCGTGGTCACGGCCGCCGACGTGGTGCGGGCCATCGAGACGGCGACGTCGGGGCCGGTGGCGCAGGGCGCGGTCGGGGCGGGGACGGGCACCATCGCCTTCGGGTTCAAGGGCGGGATCGGAACCAGTTCGCGCAAGCTGCCCTACAGCCTGGGCGGCTTCACCGTGGGGGTGCTGGTGCAGTCGAACTACGGCGGGGTGCTGAGCATCGACGGGGCGCCGGTCGGGGTGCGGCTGGGCCGCTACTATCTGCGCGAAGAGGTGGAGAATGAGCGCGCCGACGGCTCGATCATGATCGTGGTGGCGACCGACGCGCCGCTGTCGGACCGCAACCTGGAGCGGCTGGCGAACCGGGCCTTCGCCGGACTGGCGCGGACGGGGGCGGCGTTTTCGAACGGGTCGGGCGACTATGCCATCGCCTTCTCGACGGCGGAAGGCGTGCGGCGGACGGCTGAGCGCCGGGCGGGGCAGGCGAGCGTCGCGGACTGGCCCAACGACCGCATGTCGCCCCTGTTCGTCGCGGTGGCCGAGGCGACCGAGGAGGCCATTTTCAACTCCCTGCTGAAGGCGCAGACCACGACCTCGGTGATCGACGGCAAGACGGTGACGGTCGAGGCGCTGGACATCGAGGCGGTGAAGGCGGTGCTGGGCGAGGGGCGCTGA
- the xseA gene encoding exodeoxyribonuclease VII large subunit — MHSDDDYAFEGAAQTPAPARDNNPPLSISELSFALKRTLEDRFGHVRLRGEVSKVNRHASGHVYLTLKDDKSAIDGVIWKGVVRGLGVQPETGLEVIVTGKITSYPARSSYQIVIESMEAAGAGALLAQLERLKIRLRDEGLFDPAKKKPLPTFPATIGVITSPTGAVIRDILHRIAERWPCRVIVWPVVVQGDAACGQVSNAIRGFDQMTPDGPIPRPDLLIVARGGGSVEDLWCFNDEGLARTVSAARIPIISAVGHETDTTLIDFVSDRRAPTPTGAAEIATPVLADLRWALSDLEGRLSRAGARMLEDRRTRLRAAARGLPARPEDLLALPQQRLDHTASRLGSGLHRNVAVHERQLAVVAGRLSRGLLDRAIERRGDRLAAYADRFGPAMKRRLDRDETRLAALSRALATLDPKRPKPGFARIEDADGAMIASAAALSPGQAVRIVFGDGARGATIDGEGSTPRPTPTPKSAPRPKAPPPGQGDLF, encoded by the coding sequence ATGCATTCCGACGACGACTACGCCTTCGAAGGCGCGGCCCAGACGCCCGCCCCGGCTCGCGACAACAACCCGCCCCTGTCGATCTCGGAGCTGAGCTTCGCGCTCAAGCGCACGCTCGAGGACCGCTTCGGCCATGTGCGGCTGCGCGGCGAGGTCTCCAAGGTGAACCGCCACGCCTCGGGCCACGTCTATCTGACGCTCAAGGACGACAAGTCGGCCATCGACGGCGTGATCTGGAAGGGCGTGGTGCGCGGCCTGGGCGTCCAGCCCGAGACGGGGCTGGAGGTCATCGTCACCGGCAAGATCACCTCCTATCCGGCGCGCTCCTCCTATCAGATCGTGATCGAGAGCATGGAGGCGGCGGGCGCGGGCGCCCTGCTGGCCCAGCTGGAGCGGCTGAAGATCCGCTTGCGCGACGAAGGCCTGTTCGACCCGGCGAAGAAGAAGCCGCTGCCGACCTTCCCAGCGACCATCGGCGTCATCACCAGCCCGACCGGCGCGGTCATCCGCGACATCCTGCACCGCATCGCCGAGCGCTGGCCCTGCCGCGTCATCGTCTGGCCCGTGGTGGTTCAAGGGGACGCCGCCTGCGGCCAGGTGTCCAACGCCATCCGCGGCTTCGACCAGATGACGCCGGACGGGCCGATCCCCCGCCCCGACCTGCTGATCGTGGCGCGCGGCGGCGGTTCGGTCGAGGACCTGTGGTGCTTCAACGACGAAGGTCTGGCGCGCACGGTCTCAGCCGCCCGCATCCCCATCATCTCGGCTGTGGGGCACGAGACGGACACCACCCTGATCGACTTCGTCTCCGACCGCCGGGCGCCGACCCCGACCGGCGCGGCCGAGATCGCCACGCCGGTGCTGGCCGATCTGCGCTGGGCGCTCAGCGATCTGGAGGGCCGCCTGTCGCGCGCCGGGGCGCGGATGCTGGAGGACCGCCGCACCCGCCTGCGCGCCGCCGCGCGCGGCCTGCCCGCCCGCCCCGAAGACCTGCTGGCCCTGCCGCAGCAACGGCTGGACCACACCGCCAGCCGCCTGGGCTCGGGCCTTCACCGCAACGTCGCCGTGCACGAACGCCAACTGGCGGTCGTCGCCGGGCGCCTGTCCAGGGGCCTGCTGGACCGCGCCATCGAGCGGCGCGGCGACCGGCTGGCCGCCTATGCCGACCGTTTCGGCCCGGCGATGAAGCGACGGCTGGACCGCGACGAAACCCGGCTGGCCGCCCTGTCGCGGGCGCTGGCCACCCTCGACCCCAAGCGGCCCAAGCCCGGCTTCGCCCGCATCGAGGACGCCGACGGCGCCATGATCGCCTCGGCCGCCGCCCTGTCGCCCGGCCAGGCCGTGCGGATCGTCTTCGGCGACGGGGCGAGAGGGGCGACCATCGACGGCGAGGGCTCAACCCCGCGCCCGACGCCTACGCCCAAGTCCGCCCCGCGTCCGAAGGCCCCGCCGCCGGGCCAAGGCGACCTGTTCTGA